The DNA sequence TGTATCGGGACGACGCTGCTTTTTTATTCAATGCATCGAAGGCGCGTCGGAACCGCCGGGGAAGGTGCAGGAGCCGTTCAGAATCGGTTTAGAAAGCGTTGTTATAGTGATCAGAAAGTCCTAGTTCTAGGCGGGAAAGGAAGGAGGCTGTAGCCTAAACAACAAGCTGAATATACACGGCGAATATTGCCAATCTGGCCGGATGTGCCTGCCCGCCATTGGGCGCCGAAGGACAGTCATGAAGCATCGCAGGACCATGAGATTAAGTCGAGCAAATAGATTACAGGCATGCACCAAGAGGCCTCCATGGTCGCCCAGGCGATTGCGGAGGCCTTTTCTCTGAAAAATAGAGATAGGCATGCAGAGGAATATCGGTTATACTTCAAAGATTCAGACGACATAGAGAGGGAACTATGGAGAAGCGAAATGTAGTCAATATGCTGCTGGCTATGATGATGGTGGTCTTTCCTATATTCGGCTTCATTTACATTCATCAAGACCACGTAAGGCAGCCCCAAGCGCAAAGCGGCTGGATGGACTTAAGAAGTTCGCAGTTGCATGCTGGAACAGTACGACTCGATGGGGAGTGGGAGTTTTACAGCGGCCAGCTGTTGATGCCGGAAGATTTCGAACCAGCCCCGGACAGCGGTCGGGCAGCACCAGCCAACGGGATGCTGGTGACCGTGCCTGGAGCCTGGAATCGTTATCTAAATGAGGCTGGCGAAGGAACCGGGTACGGGACATTTCGGCTGAGGGTTATGCTTCCTGAGGCGAAAGAAGCTGTATACGGCGTTCATACGACGAATATCCGCATGGCCAATCGGATTTTTGTCAACGGCCATGAGGCGGGCTCCAGCGGTATGCCGGACACAGAACCGAACGGCAAGCTTCAGGGCAACATTCCCTACACGGGCTTTGTTCCGATAAACGACGATTACGCGGAAATCATCGTACAGGTGTCCAACTACATATACAGTACGGGCGGCATGATCGGTACGCTTCAGTTCGGGGAAGCGAAGGCGATTCAGAACAGCAGAGAAAGGGCTGTATACGCTGATGTGCTGACCGTAGCCAGCCTGGTCATCCCGGCAGGCTACTTCCTTGCGCTATACCGGCTTCGGAGAGAAGAACGATCGCTCCTGTTTTTGGGGATGTTCAGTTTTGGGGCAGTTATATATGTATTGACCCATGGAGAGAAGCTCATCGATCTCCTGATTCCTTCCTTGGATTACGGCTTGGTCATCCGCATGCAGTGGATTTCCTCGGCGCTGATCTATTATTTTTTGTTGCGCTACATTGATTTGGCCTTGCCGGGGGCGGTACATAGGCCGGTGCTCCTCCTTGTCCGGCTGTCGACCGTGGCATTCATTGGAATCGGAATTGCGGTGCCGACGCTCACATTCTCTAGCTGGGAAGGAATGGTGATCACCTGCGGCCTGCTGGTAATCGGGTATGTGATCATGCGCATGCTGCCTCGTCTGGGAACCCGCCAAAGTCATGTCTTTCTTACATCGGTCAGCGTACTGAGCATCATCGTTATCATTGTGCTTCATATGATGAGCTTGCTGGGCAGGCCCCAATTCGCGGCGCTCATTCCCTTCGAAATGTTTTTCTTCGTAGCAGCGCAGGCGCTACTGCACGCGAAGCGCTTCGCAGAAACCACGAAGGAATCGGAGGAGCTGTCGCAGCGTCTGCTCACATTGGACGGACTTAAAGATGAGTTTCTTGCCAAGACTTCCCACGAGCTTCGAACGCCTCTGCACGGCATTATCAATATGGCTTACTCCTTGCAGCAGGGGGCGGCCGGACCGGTATCGGCAGCGCAGGCAGCGCAATTGTCCCTGGTGGCCTCTACAGGCAGGCGGTTGGCGTTGTTGGTTGAGGATATTCTTGATTTCTCCAAGCTTAAGCATGGGGAGCTCATCCTGCATCGGCAAGCTGTGCATTTGCCGTCGGTTGCCCAGTCCGTGGTGGATGTAGTGGCGCTGCTGCAGACGAGGAAGGAGGTCCGTTTGGTTCAGGATTGGCCGAACGGGCTGCCCTTGGTGCAGGCGGACGAAAATCGGCTCCGGCAGATTTTGTTCAATCTGCTCGGGAATGCCGTGAAATTCACAGAACGAGGAACGATTCACCTGCAGGCGGAGCACGAGGGAGCGTTCGTCCGCGTCTCCGTGACCGATACTGGCATCGGCATTGCGCGCGATAAGCAGGAGCAGATTTTTCAGGCCTATGACCAGAGCGGTTCGAGCGGTGCAGGACTCCGCGAATATGAGGGTACAGGTCTGGGGCTCAGCATTGCCAAGCAGCTCGTCGAGTTGAACGGCGGGAAGATTTGGGTGGAGTCCGAGCTGGGCAAGGGCGCTGCCTTTCATTTCACAATACCGGTAGCGGCAGCGGAGCCTGTCGAAGCCGAGGAAGCGGTTATGGAGAAGGCGCCTTTGCTTGCCGACGATACGGGGGCAGCCCCGTTCATCGCCAATCCCCCGAAGGAAGAACGGGAAGGAGAGCCAGCGCATGTGCTTCTTGTCGACGATGATCCGGTCAATGTACAGGTGCTGGTCAATTTGCTTTCTCTGGACGGCATCCGCACTACAGCGACTGCCAGTGCCGAAGAAGCGTGGCTGGCACTCTCGGAAGCCGGTCCTTCGCTTGATTTGGTCATCGCCGATTGGATGATGCCGGATGTGTCGGGACTTGCTCTTTGCGAGAGGATTAGAGAACGTTTCTCCTTGTCAGAGCTCCCCGTACTGCTGCTGACGGCGAAGAACCGTCCTGCGGATATACAGACCGCGTTCCATGCCGGCGTCAATGACTATTTGAGCAAGCCGGTCGATGCGGATGAGCTGCGGGCGCGCGTCAAGACCTTATTGGACATGCGTCGGTCCGCACAAGCTTCGCTGCGGTCGCAAATGGCATTCCTGCAAGCGCAGATCAAGCCGCATTTTCTTTACAATGCTCTGAATACCATCATTTCGTTCTGTCCGGTTCATCCGGACAAGGCCATGGAGCTGCTTGTGGATCTCAGCCGGTTTTTGCGCAGCAGCTTTGCCTTCCACAATACGGACCAACTGATTCGGCTGGAAAAGGAAATGGAGCTGGTGGAAGCATACTTGTCCCTGGAAAAAGCGAGGTTCGAAGAACGGCTTGATTTCGAGCTGGAGGTGGGCAGCAGCCAGTGGGTTCTGATCCCGCCGCTTTCCATTCAGCCGATCGTGAAGAATGCCATCGTGCACGGTTTGATGAAACGCGCAGCGGGGGGCAGGGTGAAAGTCTCCGTTAAAGAGTCGGAGGATGAGGTCCACGTGTGCGTAGAGGATAACGGGATCGGCATGCGGAAGGAACTGGTTCGGCAGGTGCAATTTGAACATGGCTCCGGCCGCAGTGTTGGCTTGAAAAATATTCAGAAGCGTTTGTTGGCGTTGAACAGTACCGGGTTGCATATTACCAGCAGCGAGGAGCGGGGAACAAGTGTCCAGTTTTCCCTGCCCAAGGCCGGTCGTCGGCCGCCAATAGAGAAAGGCTGGAGGGAAGGTCCGCATGAAAGCGATATTGATTGACGATGAAAAGCCGGCATTGCAACACTTGGAGCGCTTGTTGGCAGCTGATGGGCGGATCCATGTAAGTGCAGCCTTCACAACGGTGAAAGAGGGGCTGGAGTACATGAGGCAAGCCGCTGACCGGCCTGCAGTTGTTTTCCTGGATATCGGCATGCCGGAAATGAATGGCCTGGAGGCGGCAGCATGCATACTGACCATTGATTCGGCTGTAAGCATTGTCTATGTGACGGCTTATGCGGAATATGCTGTTGAAGCTTTCGAGGTTCACGCGCTGGACTATTTACTTAAGCCGGTGCAGCCTTCAAGGCTGTTCAAGTCGATCGATCGCATTGTGGCCGAGGCGCAGCGGACGCCTGTGCGGCAGGCTGCAGATCAAGCTTTGGAGGAGCCCGTGATCCAGTGCTTCAAACGCTTGGTCGTGTACAGGGAAGGGGATAACGTGCGCCTTCCGGTGAAATGGCGTACAGCTAAGGCGCGCGAATTGTTTGCGCTTCTGCTTCATCACAAGGGAAGCTGGATGGACAAGGACTATTTGCTGGAAACCTTGTGGCCGGAGCAAGATCCGGAGAAGGCGATGACGTATCTGCATACCTCTGTTTCGCAAAGCCGCAAGCTGATCCGAGACGGGTTTCCCGGGTCATCCCTGGACTTTTCCTTGGGCAGCTATCGCCTGAACCTGGACAGTCGGCAGACGGATGTGGATGAATTTCTGCAACTGGCTTCGCTGGTCAAATCCGTTAACAGCGAGCAGGAGCGCGGAGCTTGCGAGCGCATGATCGCCCTATACAAAGGGGATTACTTGGAGGAGCATGATTACGGTTGGGCGAAGCCCAAGCGAGACCAGTTGGTTCAGCTCTACACCCAGGCGGTGATTGCCACGGCAAAGTATGAGACTCACACAGGGCGGGCTCGATTGGCACTGAGCAGGCTGCTGCCGCTTCAGCAGAAGGAGCCCTACTCGGATGAACTGTGCCGGGCCATGATGGAGGCGTATGCCTATCTGGGAGACAGTCACGCACTGCGTCAGCACTATGAGGAGTTCTCGGCGCTTCTGGCGTCTGAACTCGGTGTGCGTCCGCACGAGCGGACAGAGACATGCTATCAGCAGCTGCGGGCTAGTCTGGGACAACAGGAAGGGCAGGCATGAACCATCCGCAGGATGGACTTGCCTGCCCTATGTTTGGCAAGATTAGTAGGGATCGGAGGGATGGCCCATCTGCTCTGCCTGCCGCACAGCGGATTCAGACTCGGTCGAGCCGATCGGACCGCGATGCGTGTCGTCCATTTCTGCACCGTTCCCGGCGCGCAAGCCTTCCGCCAACCGCTTGCCGTAATCGGCATCGCAGGCTGTGCACAGCTCGATCATGCGCTCCTGAATTTCCTTGCGGCATGGCTTCAGCGTATTGACCAGATTGCGGATTAACTCATCCCGCTCCCAATCATGAAACCGGCGGTATGTCTCGCCAGCCTGGCCGAAATTGTTCGTGCGGTCGATTGCCTCCCGCTTCACTTCTCCCTGAACATAGGGGGTATGGGGCTTGCCTGCCTGCGTCGCTTCTTTTAGCCCGCCGATGATGGATGGCTCGTAATTGACGTGCGGGTTCTGATGCTCGCCCTTGTCCACCCGATACTCCATCTGCCCGCCGCGCTGATTCGTGGCGACGGGTTTCTTCGGCGCGTTAATCGGCAGTTGCAAGTAGTTCGTGCCAACGCGATAGCGCTGGGTGTCCGAATAGGAGAACGTCCGGCCCTGAAGCAGCTTGTCGTCCGAGAAGTCGAGTCCATCTACCAGCACGCCGGTGCCGAACGCCGCCTGCTCGACCTCTGCGAAGTAATCGGCAGGGTTCCGGTTAAGCACGAGCTTGCCGACAGGCAGCCAAGGATAGTCTTCCTTGTACCACAGCTTGGTCGGGTCCAGCGGGTCGAAGTCCAGCTCCGGATGCTCTTCATCGCTCATGATCTGGACGTACATTTCCCACTCCGGGTAGTCTCCCCGTTCGATAGCCTCGTACAAGTCCTGAGTGGCCACGTTGAAATTTTTGCCTTGGATGTACTCGGCCTCTTGCTGCGTCAAGTTTTTGATTCCCTGCTTCGGTTCAAAGTGATATTTGACCAGCACCGCCTTGCCTTCCTCATTCACCCATCGGTACGCATGCACGCCCGACCCTTGCATGTGCCGGTAATTGGCGGGGATGCCCCATGGCGAAAACAGGAAGGTGATCATGTGCATCGCTTCCGGCGACTGCGAGATGAAATCGAAGATGCGCTCGCCGTCCTGCACATTGGTAACCGGGTCCGGCTTGAAGGCATGAATCAAATCCGGGAATTTCAGCGGGTCCCGGATGAAGAACACCTTCAGGTTGTTGCCAACCAGGTCCCAGTTGCCGTCCTCTGTATAAAACTTAAGGGCGAATCCCCGCGGATCGCGCAGCGTCTCGGGCGATCCCGATGCATGAGTCACAGTCGAAAACCGTGCAAATACCGGGGTGCGCTTGCCTTTCTCCTGGAACAGCTTGGCACGGGTATACTTGGAGATCGGTTCATCGCCAACCGTACCGTAAGCTTCGAAATAACCGTGAGCGCCCGCGCCGCGCGCGTGCACGACCCGTTCGGGGATGCGCTCTCGGTCGAAGTGACTGATCTTCTCCAGGAAGTCGTAATTTTCCAGCGTGGTAGGGCCACGGTTGCCTACCGTCCGGACGTTCTGGTTGTCCGTGACGGGGTGACCTTGACGATTGGTGAGCGTATCGGTACTCTCCGGCTGGCTGGTCGGTTCATGGCTCTCGTTCATGTCAATCCTTGCCTCCTTTTTTATCAATAACAATATGGACGAAATTGGAGTGATTTATAAGGGAGTGGAAAAAGAATTGATGGTATTTTTATGGAGATAGCGCGGAACCGTCCGAGTTGGGGAACGATGTATTAGTATAAACTTGGAGGGATGGATATGAAATTTCAAGACTTGCCCGCCCTTGACGACAAGCTGGCTATGATGGATGAGCTTGCGCGAAGGTTCGCTGAAAGGGCGTCTGCAGCCGATGAGGAAAACCGCTTTGTCTATGAGAACATCGAAGACTTGAAGCAATCGGGCTACACCTCACTGACGGTTCCGGCGGAATACGGCGGTCAGGATATCTCGCTATATGAGATGGTGCGGCTCCAAGAGAAGATCGCGGAGGGGGACGGCTCGACCTCTCTTTCGATAGGCTGGCATATGGGCATTATGAAAAACTTGGCGGAAAAGAAAATGTGGGAGGAGGGGCTGTTCGCGCATATTTGCGGAGAGGTGCTGAACGGCGCTCTGCTGAATGGCGCATCGACCGAGCGGCAGACCGGAAGTCCTACGCGGGGCGGCAAGCCCCAGACAACCGCAAAGCTGGAAGGGGGCGAGTGGATCATCAGCGGAAGGAAGACGTTCACCACCATGTCTCCGGTTCTGGATTACTTTATCGTGAGCGCGGCAATCGCGGACAGCGACGACAAGGCGGGCTTTCTTGTGCCGAGGAAGGTCGCTGGCTTGCATATAGAGGAAACCTGGGACAGCATCGCCATGCGGGGCAGCGGCAGCCATGATCTGGTATTGGATAAGGTGCGGATTCCGAAGCATTATCTGGTAGAGCGCTTTGACAAAGGATCGCGTCGGGCGAACGGCTGGCTGCTGCATATTCCGGCCTGCTATATGGGCATTGCCCAAGCAGCCCAATCGTATGCAGTGTCATTCGCGAAGTCCTATTCGCCGAATAGCATTGAGGGCAGCATCATTGACCTGCCGAACGTACAGCAGAAGATCGGCGAGATGGAGCTGGAGCTGATGAGCGTCCGCACCTTCTTGTACGAGGTGGCCCGCAGGTGGGATGAAAGCTCCGACGACGAACGCGAGCGGCTGTCGCCTGCTTTAGGCGCGGTGAAGCTGAAGGTGACGAACACAGCGATCCACGTTGTCGATCTGGCAATGCGCGTGGTCGGCGCCCGCAGCCTGTCGGCGGCCAATCCGCTGCAGCGCTATTATCGCGATGTCCGGGCAGGCCTGCACAATCCGCCGATGGATGATACAACGATTCAGCTGCTTGCCCGACATGCAAGCGATAGGCACGATGGCTGAAGCCGCTTCAACAATTGTACTTGTGCGAACAGGGTTGCCCGTCCAGCGTGTGTGCAGATATACCGGGGGTTTCAGCCGAACGAGTCATCAGGGGTGAAGAGATACTTCTCCAAATCGATCCTTCCCCTGCCATCAACAGCCACGCCTTCCGCTTCCAGATAGGAAGCTTGTTCATTGCGCGCAGCATCCTCCCGAAGCGCAATCTCGCCCCGCGCATTG is a window from the Xylanibacillus composti genome containing:
- a CDS encoding hybrid sensor histidine kinase/response regulator, which produces MEKRNVVNMLLAMMMVVFPIFGFIYIHQDHVRQPQAQSGWMDLRSSQLHAGTVRLDGEWEFYSGQLLMPEDFEPAPDSGRAAPANGMLVTVPGAWNRYLNEAGEGTGYGTFRLRVMLPEAKEAVYGVHTTNIRMANRIFVNGHEAGSSGMPDTEPNGKLQGNIPYTGFVPINDDYAEIIVQVSNYIYSTGGMIGTLQFGEAKAIQNSRERAVYADVLTVASLVIPAGYFLALYRLRREERSLLFLGMFSFGAVIYVLTHGEKLIDLLIPSLDYGLVIRMQWISSALIYYFLLRYIDLALPGAVHRPVLLLVRLSTVAFIGIGIAVPTLTFSSWEGMVITCGLLVIGYVIMRMLPRLGTRQSHVFLTSVSVLSIIVIIVLHMMSLLGRPQFAALIPFEMFFFVAAQALLHAKRFAETTKESEELSQRLLTLDGLKDEFLAKTSHELRTPLHGIINMAYSLQQGAAGPVSAAQAAQLSLVASTGRRLALLVEDILDFSKLKHGELILHRQAVHLPSVAQSVVDVVALLQTRKEVRLVQDWPNGLPLVQADENRLRQILFNLLGNAVKFTERGTIHLQAEHEGAFVRVSVTDTGIGIARDKQEQIFQAYDQSGSSGAGLREYEGTGLGLSIAKQLVELNGGKIWVESELGKGAAFHFTIPVAAAEPVEAEEAVMEKAPLLADDTGAAPFIANPPKEEREGEPAHVLLVDDDPVNVQVLVNLLSLDGIRTTATASAEEAWLALSEAGPSLDLVIADWMMPDVSGLALCERIRERFSLSELPVLLLTAKNRPADIQTAFHAGVNDYLSKPVDADELRARVKTLLDMRRSAQASLRSQMAFLQAQIKPHFLYNALNTIISFCPVHPDKAMELLVDLSRFLRSSFAFHNTDQLIRLEKEMELVEAYLSLEKARFEERLDFELEVGSSQWVLIPPLSIQPIVKNAIVHGLMKRAAGGRVKVSVKESEDEVHVCVEDNGIGMRKELVRQVQFEHGSGRSVGLKNIQKRLLALNSTGLHITSSEERGTSVQFSLPKAGRRPPIEKGWREGPHESDID
- a CDS encoding response regulator — protein: MKAILIDDEKPALQHLERLLAADGRIHVSAAFTTVKEGLEYMRQAADRPAVVFLDIGMPEMNGLEAAACILTIDSAVSIVYVTAYAEYAVEAFEVHALDYLLKPVQPSRLFKSIDRIVAEAQRTPVRQAADQALEEPVIQCFKRLVVYREGDNVRLPVKWRTAKARELFALLLHHKGSWMDKDYLLETLWPEQDPEKAMTYLHTSVSQSRKLIRDGFPGSSLDFSLGSYRLNLDSRQTDVDEFLQLASLVKSVNSEQERGACERMIALYKGDYLEEHDYGWAKPKRDQLVQLYTQAVIATAKYETHTGRARLALSRLLPLQQKEPYSDELCRAMMEAYAYLGDSHALRQHYEEFSALLASELGVRPHERTETCYQQLRASLGQQEGQA
- the katX gene encoding catalase KatX; the encoded protein is MNESHEPTSQPESTDTLTNRQGHPVTDNQNVRTVGNRGPTTLENYDFLEKISHFDRERIPERVVHARGAGAHGYFEAYGTVGDEPISKYTRAKLFQEKGKRTPVFARFSTVTHASGSPETLRDPRGFALKFYTEDGNWDLVGNNLKVFFIRDPLKFPDLIHAFKPDPVTNVQDGERIFDFISQSPEAMHMITFLFSPWGIPANYRHMQGSGVHAYRWVNEEGKAVLVKYHFEPKQGIKNLTQQEAEYIQGKNFNVATQDLYEAIERGDYPEWEMYVQIMSDEEHPELDFDPLDPTKLWYKEDYPWLPVGKLVLNRNPADYFAEVEQAAFGTGVLVDGLDFSDDKLLQGRTFSYSDTQRYRVGTNYLQLPINAPKKPVATNQRGGQMEYRVDKGEHQNPHVNYEPSIIGGLKEATQAGKPHTPYVQGEVKREAIDRTNNFGQAGETYRRFHDWERDELIRNLVNTLKPCRKEIQERMIELCTACDADYGKRLAEGLRAGNGAEMDDTHRGPIGSTESESAVRQAEQMGHPSDPY
- a CDS encoding acyl-CoA dehydrogenase family protein, whose amino-acid sequence is MKFQDLPALDDKLAMMDELARRFAERASAADEENRFVYENIEDLKQSGYTSLTVPAEYGGQDISLYEMVRLQEKIAEGDGSTSLSIGWHMGIMKNLAEKKMWEEGLFAHICGEVLNGALLNGASTERQTGSPTRGGKPQTTAKLEGGEWIISGRKTFTTMSPVLDYFIVSAAIADSDDKAGFLVPRKVAGLHIEETWDSIAMRGSGSHDLVLDKVRIPKHYLVERFDKGSRRANGWLLHIPACYMGIAQAAQSYAVSFAKSYSPNSIEGSIIDLPNVQQKIGEMELELMSVRTFLYEVARRWDESSDDERERLSPALGAVKLKVTNTAIHVVDLAMRVVGARSLSAANPLQRYYRDVRAGLHNPPMDDTTIQLLARHASDRHDG